A single Penaeus chinensis breed Huanghai No. 1 chromosome 7, ASM1920278v2, whole genome shotgun sequence DNA region contains:
- the LOC125027216 gene encoding uncharacterized protein LOC125027216: MNAIVLPLIKMRLKKSEASGQKRGWWRWWRLAALSAMICCPLAKASVVDEATETVMAPLSSLYMRQEAVLQKLDTLINKVNKVDVLEAKIVELTALVSERNPSADDLGDRPSEESNPGQAEAYSAMGAKLDLLSDDMRTLSATFSAVAASVAQLDQRLGGILSASDGREELLEAQAANFTLTVDGALEEMKNQIRETVENASLSLASPSSPLECEALTEIQESLARLEDVERPSTNTTKQLFAAVLNRIRVSNVAMDKRLGAVLHTSSLRQRVLQDTLLAALASVMTLVRSETRDVLTGMDDRLQELLNTITTAAMREEEDVAILVQETINTTLTEALSTAKGDIEVLVQAHENLTTAVAPLLALRNLTEMNFRENTNQLCVVPIAEGNENVTSYSVHPQSTQDTGGSLDLQMIELKQDLDHQLREIRDQLDGLRIYYGTSLHMHTNEVLNEVETAQDQVNEAVRVTLEKSLRHLEKLRRSSLGFLDAAVTSVSSSAVASAQSTADQLKMELRKVAKSLEERMIQVEAAVSSRGSACPHRYTYVGGKCLLAMPLASATWETARALCLNADGGDLALLPDTASLVAATPFLFPAPTTPASYWVGGKSQAAAEDWTWVDGSPVRVEMSVLIPLEEGPVDGGEECLALVEGRDEALLVATSCMGSRGALCQYPPPVLYASLTPATPAPMADDTSPPVIAFHDNAFDLEDHDFRVPKVIF, encoded by the exons ATGAACGCAATCGTTTTACCTTTGATAAAAATGAGGCTTAAGAAGAGTGAGGCATCGGGACAGAAGCGTGGTTGGTGGCGATGGTGGCGTCTGGCGGCGTTATCAGCCATGATCTGTTGTCCCCTGGCCAAGGCATCAGTGGTCGACGAAGCGACAGAGACGGTGATGGCGCCGCTGTCCAGTTTATACATGAGGCAGGAAGCCGTGCTTCAAAAGCTGGACACCCTCATCAACAAGGTTAATAAAGTGGATGTCCTGGAGGCCAAGATTGTGGAACTGACGGCGCTGGTCTCAGAGAGGAACCCTTCAGCCGATGATCTGGGGGATCGACCAAGCGAGGAAAGTAATCCTGGACAAGCGGAGGCCTATAGTGCAATGGGAGCCAAGCTTGATTTGCTAAGTGACGACATGAGGACTCTCAGTGCCACCTTTAGTGCCGTGGCGGCTAGCGTCGCTCAGCTAGATCAGCGTCTCGGTGGGATCCTTTCCGCTTCCGACGGCCGGGAAGAGCTGCTGGAAGCCCAGGCTGCCAACTTCACCCTCACCGTCGACGGGGCCCTCGAGGAGATGAAGAACCAGATACGAGAGACGGTGGAGAACGCGTCGCTTTCCCTTGcgtctccttcctcacctctcgaGTGCGAGGCGCTGACGGAGATCCAAGAATCTTTAGCTCGCCTAGAAGATGTGGAGCGACCCTCGACGAACACCACGAAGCAGCTGTTTGCCGCCGTCCTCAATCGAATCCGCGTCTCCAACGTGGCCATGGACAAGCGCCTCGGGGCCGTCCTGCATACCTCTTCCCTTAGACAACGCGTCCTACAGGATACCCTCCTCGCTGCCCTAGCTTCAGTCATGACGCTGGTGCGGTCAGAAACGCGAGACGTCCTCACAGGTATGGACGATCGCCTTCAGGAGCTGCTGAACACGATTACGACCGCCgcaatgagagaggaagaagacgtcGCAATTCTGGTACAAGAAACGATAAACACAACCTTGACTGAAGCTTTGTCTACCGCAAAAGGCGACATCGAAGTCCTCGTTCAGGCACACGAGAACCTCACGACGGCCGTGGCGCCCTTGCTCGCTCTCCGGAACCTAACGGAGATGAATTTCCGCGAAAATACAAACCAACTTTGCGTAGTGCCG ATAGCGGAAGGCAACGAGAACGTGACCTCCTACAGCGTCCACCCTCAGTCGACACAGGACACTGGAGGA TCTCTGGACCTCCAGATGATCGAGCTGAAGCAGGACCTCGACCACCAGCTGCGGGAAATACGGGACCAGCTAGATGGCCTAAGAATATACTACGGAACCAGCTTACATATGCATACCAATGAG GTGCTGAACGAAGTGGAGACCGCTCAGGACCAGGTGAATGAAGCGGTGCGTGTGACCCTCGAGAAAAGTCTTCGCCATCTCGAGAAACTACGGAGGTCGTCCTTGGGATTTCTCGATGCTGCTGTGACAAGCGTGTCCTCCTCGGCTGTCGCTTCGGCCCAGTCCACCGCCGACCAGCTGAAGATGGAGCTGAGGAAGGTCGCGAAGTCGTTGGAGGAGAGGATGATACAG GTCGAGGCCGCCGTTTCCTCACGAGGCTCAGCGTGTCCGCACCGTTACACTTACGTCGGCGGGAAGTGCCTCCTAGCCATGCCCCTCGCGTCGGCGACCTGGGAAACCGCGCGTGCCCTTTGCCTCAACGCAGACGGAGGCGACTTGGCTCTTCTACCTGACACCGCGTCCCTGGTAGCTGCcacgcccttcctcttccccgcgcCCACGACGCCGGCATCATATTGGGTGGGCGGAAAGAGCCAAGCAGCTGCCGAAGACTGGACGTGGGTCGATGGGTCCCCCGTCCGAGTGGAGATGAGCGTGTTGATTCCGCTGGAGGAGGGACCAGTGGACGGGGGTGAGGAGTGCCTGGCGCTGGTGGAAGGGCGCGACGAGGCCTTGCTTGTGGCCACGTCGTGCATGGGATCTCGGGGCGCCCTCTGCCAGTACCCTCCGCCTGTGCTCTACGCCTCCCTCACTCCTGCTACGCCCGCCCCGATGGCTGACGACACCAGCCCGCCCGTCATCGCCTTCCACGATAATGCCTTTGACCTCGAAGACCACGACTTTAGGGTCCCAAAAGTAATCTTTTAg